In Pongo abelii isolate AG06213 chromosome 5, NHGRI_mPonAbe1-v2.0_pri, whole genome shotgun sequence, a single genomic region encodes these proteins:
- the ARMC12 gene encoding armadillo repeat-containing protein 12 isoform X1 — MGKSIPQYLGQLDIRKSVVSLATGAGAIYLLYKAIKAGIKCKPPLCSNSPICIARECPGPGERALPQEAPAPEASAVGGPKGLAVERERHGRDSGELRRLLNSLECKQDEYAKSMILHSITRCVYLLEAEASACTTDDIVLLGYMLDDKDNSVKTQALNTLKAFSGIRKFRLKIQEHSIKVLELISTIWDTELHIAGLRLLNNLPLPDYVHPQLRRVMPALMEILQADYILAQVQAVRLLSYLAQKNDLLYDILNCQVHSNFLNLFQPTQPGSLLYEVLVFAERLSEGRNAPHYRAVKWHYNEQSLHESLFGEESRLADRLLALVIHPEEDVQIQACKVIVSLQYPQDLRARPSSCQPSRSYFKNTE, encoded by the exons ATGGGCAAGAGCATCCCCCAATACCTGGGGCAACTGGACATCCGCAAAAGTGTAGTCAGCCTGGCCACAGGCGCCGGGGCGATCTACCTGCTCTACAAGGCCATCAAGGCCGGCATAAAATGCAAACCACCCCTCTGTAGCAACTCACCCATCTGCATCGCCCGTGAGTGTCCGGGCCCTGGGGAAAGGGCTCTGCCCCAGGAGGCACCTGCTCCCGAGGCCTCTGCTGTGGGAGGGCCCAAAG GCCTGGCAGTCGAGCGAGAGCGGCACGGGCGGGACTCGGGTGAGCTCCGGAGGCTCCTCAACTCTTTGGAGTGCAAACAGGATGAGTACGCCAAGAGCATGATCCTGCACAGTATCACTCGCTGTGTGTACttgctggaggctgag GCCTCTGCTTGTACTACGGATGACATCGTGTTGCTGGGCTACATGCTGGATGACAAGGACAACAGTGTCAAAACCCAAGCTCTGAATACACTTAAAGCTTTCTCTGGCATCAGAAAATTCAGGCTCAAAATCCAG GAACACTCCATCAAAGTACTCGAACTGATCTCCACCATCTGGGACACGGAACTGCACATTGCGGGCCTCAGACTCCTCAACAACCTTCCGCTGCCCGACTATGTGCATCCACAGCTGCGACGGGTGATGCCTGCCTTGATGGAGATCCTGCAGGCAGACTACATCCTGGCACAG GTGCAAGCCGTACGACTGCTGAGCTACCTGGCACAGAAGAATGACCTTCTCTATGACATTCTCAACTGCCAG GTTCACTCCAACTTCCTAAACCTGTTCCAGCCCACACAGCCAGGGAGTCTCCTGTATGAGGTACTGGTGTTTGCTGAGCGGCTGAGTGAGGGCCGGAACGCACCCCACTATCGCGCGGTGAAATGGCATTACAACGAACAGTCCCTGCATGAATCCCTCTTTGGGGAAGAGTCCCGACTGGCAGACCGACTGCTTGCCCTGGTCATCCACCCTGAGGAGGATGTTCAGATCCAGGCCTGCAAGGTCATTGTCAGCCTGCAGTATCCCCAGGACTTGAGAGCCCGGCCCTCCTCCTGCCAGCCCAGTCGTTCCTACTTTAAAAACACGGAATAA
- the ARMC12 gene encoding armadillo repeat-containing protein 12 isoform X2 has product MGKSIPQYLGQLDIRKSVVSLATGAGAIYLLYKAIKAGIKCKPPLCSNSPICIARLAVERERHGRDSGELRRLLNSLECKQDEYAKSMILHSITRCVYLLEAEASACTTDDIVLLGYMLDDKDNSVKTQALNTLKAFSGIRKFRLKIQEHSIKVLELISTIWDTELHIAGLRLLNNLPLPDYVHPQLRRVMPALMEILQADYILAQVQAVRLLSYLAQKNDLLYDILNCQVHSNFLNLFQPTQPGSLLYEVLVFAERLSEGRNAPHYRAVKWHYNEQSLHESLFGEESRLADRLLALVIHPEEDVQIQACKVIVSLQYPQDLRARPSSCQPSRSYFKNTE; this is encoded by the exons ATGGGCAAGAGCATCCCCCAATACCTGGGGCAACTGGACATCCGCAAAAGTGTAGTCAGCCTGGCCACAGGCGCCGGGGCGATCTACCTGCTCTACAAGGCCATCAAGGCCGGCATAAAATGCAAACCACCCCTCTGTAGCAACTCACCCATCTGCATCGCCC GCCTGGCAGTCGAGCGAGAGCGGCACGGGCGGGACTCGGGTGAGCTCCGGAGGCTCCTCAACTCTTTGGAGTGCAAACAGGATGAGTACGCCAAGAGCATGATCCTGCACAGTATCACTCGCTGTGTGTACttgctggaggctgag GCCTCTGCTTGTACTACGGATGACATCGTGTTGCTGGGCTACATGCTGGATGACAAGGACAACAGTGTCAAAACCCAAGCTCTGAATACACTTAAAGCTTTCTCTGGCATCAGAAAATTCAGGCTCAAAATCCAG GAACACTCCATCAAAGTACTCGAACTGATCTCCACCATCTGGGACACGGAACTGCACATTGCGGGCCTCAGACTCCTCAACAACCTTCCGCTGCCCGACTATGTGCATCCACAGCTGCGACGGGTGATGCCTGCCTTGATGGAGATCCTGCAGGCAGACTACATCCTGGCACAG GTGCAAGCCGTACGACTGCTGAGCTACCTGGCACAGAAGAATGACCTTCTCTATGACATTCTCAACTGCCAG GTTCACTCCAACTTCCTAAACCTGTTCCAGCCCACACAGCCAGGGAGTCTCCTGTATGAGGTACTGGTGTTTGCTGAGCGGCTGAGTGAGGGCCGGAACGCACCCCACTATCGCGCGGTGAAATGGCATTACAACGAACAGTCCCTGCATGAATCCCTCTTTGGGGAAGAGTCCCGACTGGCAGACCGACTGCTTGCCCTGGTCATCCACCCTGAGGAGGATGTTCAGATCCAGGCCTGCAAGGTCATTGTCAGCCTGCAGTATCCCCAGGACTTGAGAGCCCGGCCCTCCTCCTGCCAGCCCAGTCGTTCCTACTTTAAAAACACGGAATAA